A single Paenibacillus sp. FSL R5-0517 DNA region contains:
- a CDS encoding ABC transporter permease subunit: protein MKPAAEGPSKKLKGNVKGNSLWTEIWKHRMTYTLLIPGLVWLILFAYMPMGGLSLAFKDYKANLGIWGSPWSGFENFKYVFRDPTFIDAVWRTLYINILKLIIQFPFPIILALLLNELRMRRGKKLFQTVLTFPHFLSWIIVSGVVINVLAYDGLVNSALGLLGLPTINFLGSESNFVPMLLLTDIWKSSGWGAIIFLAAISGIDQDQYESAQIDGASRMQQMFKITLPNILPTITIMFILSVGGLMSSGFDQIFNLANAATKNVSEVLDVYIYRITFQSSTDFSFSTAVSLFRSLVNMALLLLADRFAKWLGGDGLFR, encoded by the coding sequence GTGAAACCTGCAGCCGAAGGACCTAGCAAAAAGCTGAAGGGAAACGTGAAGGGCAATTCGCTCTGGACTGAAATCTGGAAGCACCGTATGACATACACCCTGCTTATTCCGGGGCTTGTCTGGCTAATCCTGTTTGCCTACATGCCGATGGGTGGCCTGTCTCTGGCATTCAAAGATTACAAGGCCAACCTGGGCATCTGGGGAAGTCCATGGAGCGGATTCGAGAACTTCAAATATGTTTTCCGTGATCCAACCTTTATTGACGCAGTATGGCGTACGCTGTACATCAATATTCTGAAACTGATTATTCAATTCCCGTTCCCGATCATTCTGGCGTTGTTGCTGAATGAATTGCGGATGCGCAGAGGGAAAAAATTGTTCCAAACCGTTCTTACGTTCCCTCATTTTCTGTCCTGGATCATCGTATCCGGCGTAGTCATCAATGTGCTGGCATATGACGGACTGGTAAACAGCGCGCTCGGATTACTCGGATTGCCAACGATTAATTTCCTTGGATCCGAATCTAACTTTGTACCGATGTTGCTGTTAACTGATATTTGGAAATCAAGTGGATGGGGCGCAATTATATTCTTGGCTGCCATTTCCGGTATTGACCAGGATCAGTATGAATCAGCACAGATCGACGGGGCTTCCCGTATGCAACAGATGTTCAAAATTACTTTACCGAACATCCTTCCAACCATCACAATCATGTTTATTCTTTCGGTTGGTGGATTGATGTCTTCCGGGTTTGACCAGATCTTCAACTTGGCAAATGCCGCTACCAAAAATGTATCGGAAGTACTCGATGTATATATCTATCGGATTACGTTCCAGTCATCAACCGATTTCTCATTCTCGACAGCGGTCAGCTTGTTCCGTTCCCTGGTGAATATGGCCTTGCTGCTTCTTGCTGACAGATTTGCCAAGTGGCTTGGCGGAGACGGTTTGTTCCGATAA
- a CDS encoding carbohydrate ABC transporter permease — protein sequence MSKKANKKPRIGTERMTLLDYIIFAVLLVLALMILIPFWNVIMISFATQKEYADNPFLMFPKQWTLDSYKALFADGTILSGYKNTIILLVIGLPLSLFLTTSMAYGLSRNKFPFKKFIFFLVLFTMIFNGGIVPLYLIMKSLHLTGTLWSVILAGSFSAFNMILMMNYFYTLPESLMESARLDGAGEWRILFSVVLPLATPIMATITLFYGVAYWNSWYDAMIFLRKADQLPLQNVLRNIIVTSTTNASNASSVDAAQASNFSMGMKMAAVFVTMVPIMCFFPMLQKHFAKGVLTGAIKT from the coding sequence ATGAGCAAGAAAGCTAACAAAAAACCGAGAATTGGTACTGAAAGAATGACACTTCTCGATTACATTATTTTCGCCGTATTACTCGTGCTTGCCCTGATGATCCTGATTCCGTTCTGGAATGTTATCATGATCTCGTTTGCAACACAGAAAGAATATGCTGACAATCCATTTTTGATGTTCCCTAAACAATGGACATTGGATTCCTACAAGGCGTTGTTCGCTGACGGAACGATTCTGTCGGGATACAAAAATACCATTATATTGCTAGTCATCGGCTTGCCACTCAGCTTGTTCCTGACAACAAGCATGGCATATGGCCTTAGTCGCAACAAATTCCCGTTTAAGAAATTTATCTTTTTCCTGGTACTGTTCACCATGATCTTTAATGGTGGTATCGTACCGCTGTACCTGATCATGAAATCACTTCATCTTACAGGTACGCTCTGGTCCGTTATCCTGGCGGGAAGCTTCAGTGCTTTTAACATGATTCTGATGATGAACTACTTCTACACCTTGCCTGAATCACTGATGGAATCGGCGAGACTGGATGGAGCAGGAGAGTGGAGAATTCTGTTCTCTGTCGTTCTTCCGCTGGCTACACCAATTATGGCTACAATCACGTTGTTCTACGGTGTGGCTTACTGGAACAGTTGGTACGATGCGATGATATTCCTTCGAAAAGCGGATCAGTTACCGCTCCAGAATGTACTGCGAAACATTATCGTGACATCTACGACGAATGCATCAAATGCATCCAGTGTGGATGCTGCCCAGGCGAGCAACTTCTCCATGGGTATGAAGATGGCAGCTGTATTTGTCACCATGGTACCAATTATGTGTTTCTTCCCAATGCTGCAAAAACACTTTGCCAAAGGGGTATTAACAGGGGCAATCAAGACCTGA
- a CDS encoding ABC transporter substrate-binding protein — protein sequence MKTNKKLSVRALFAITLSVVMLMVTACSSQGASGGNEKDAEGNYKDNLTISVANLTEIKNGNLDNDFHKFWTDKFNVTWDYNYIDWDSWGEKLRLWINSGDLPDVAVWNYVHGDAINSIEQGLFYKFPDDWKERWPNVAAAYNLTGLGDKLEELTGGTYVLPRPIYFENKPADPLTNQIGVIALRKDWAEAVGFELKDAYTTTELNEYAALVKEKDPGKVGNKLVPLSYNAADAMTNMIMPNSVHAMTDTPFYKGEDGKFHWGPADPETLTGLKLMQKAYKDGLLNPEFYTWKNNEGQNNFKVTGTAAVTSLGGLASYRQGLDSDMRKNLGVDSDELVHTAIVVGDDGKYRNMEQANFWSALIFNPDISDEKFERIMDLIDYSATKEGQLLINMGFEGTDWKYDENQELVSLLPEGTVLEDKYPARFEGLYLLGDDFSVVNPAIKKDYRDRAVKLFQEKAKLGTEGKSLAAYDWDVNLYDSKAKSQASFDYQNEYANLILKNGDLEANWKEWVNSKMSLVQPYLDELNEKF from the coding sequence ATGAAAACGAACAAAAAGTTGTCAGTAAGAGCTCTCTTTGCCATCACGCTTAGTGTAGTTATGCTGATGGTGACCGCTTGTTCCAGCCAAGGAGCTTCAGGTGGTAACGAAAAAGATGCAGAGGGAAATTACAAAGATAACCTGACCATCTCTGTAGCTAACCTGACAGAAATCAAAAACGGAAACCTGGATAATGACTTCCACAAGTTCTGGACAGACAAATTCAATGTAACATGGGACTACAACTATATCGATTGGGATTCGTGGGGCGAGAAGCTTCGTCTGTGGATTAACTCTGGCGACTTGCCGGATGTAGCGGTATGGAACTATGTACATGGCGATGCCATTAACAGCATTGAACAAGGTTTGTTCTACAAATTCCCGGATGACTGGAAAGAACGCTGGCCTAACGTTGCAGCAGCTTACAATTTGACGGGTCTTGGAGACAAGCTGGAAGAATTGACAGGTGGAACATACGTCCTGCCTAGACCAATCTATTTCGAGAACAAACCAGCTGACCCACTGACGAACCAAATTGGTGTCATTGCGCTTCGTAAAGACTGGGCTGAAGCCGTTGGTTTTGAACTGAAAGATGCTTATACAACAACGGAATTGAATGAATATGCTGCGCTGGTGAAAGAAAAAGATCCAGGCAAAGTAGGTAACAAACTTGTACCATTGTCCTACAATGCTGCAGATGCCATGACAAACATGATTATGCCAAACAGCGTACATGCCATGACCGACACACCGTTCTACAAGGGTGAAGATGGCAAGTTCCACTGGGGACCAGCAGATCCTGAAACGCTGACAGGACTTAAATTGATGCAAAAAGCGTATAAAGATGGATTGCTCAATCCTGAGTTCTACACATGGAAAAACAATGAAGGTCAAAACAACTTCAAAGTAACAGGAACAGCCGCTGTAACAAGTCTGGGTGGACTCGCTTCGTACAGACAAGGTCTGGATTCGGATATGAGAAAAAATCTGGGTGTAGATAGTGATGAACTGGTACACACAGCAATCGTAGTGGGCGATGACGGTAAATACCGTAACATGGAGCAAGCCAACTTCTGGTCCGCATTGATCTTCAACCCGGACATCAGTGACGAGAAATTCGAACGGATCATGGATCTGATCGATTACTCCGCAACCAAAGAAGGACAGTTGCTCATCAACATGGGCTTTGAAGGAACGGATTGGAAATATGATGAGAACCAAGAACTGGTTAGCTTGTTGCCAGAAGGAACAGTATTGGAAGATAAATACCCGGCACGTTTCGAAGGTCTGTATCTGCTCGGTGACGACTTCAGCGTTGTAAACCCAGCAATCAAAAAGGATTACCGTGATAGAGCCGTGAAATTGTTCCAAGAAAAAGCAAAACTCGGTACAGAAGGCAAATCGCTTGCAGCATACGATTGGGATGTCAACCTGTATGATTCCAAAGCGAAGAGTCAGGCTTCATTCGATTACCAGAACGAATATGCCAACCTGATCCTCAAAAACGGAGATCTGGAGGCAAACTGGAAAGAATGGGTGAACAGTAAAATGTCCCTGGTTCAACCTTATCTGGATGAGCTAAACGAGAAATTCTAG
- the bglX gene encoding beta-glucosidase BglX yields MNNEQLLDLVKQMTLEEKTAQLLQLTANFYEGTNVEGQITGPMEEMGITEQSVDASGSILGLSGAQAIIDVQQAYMKKSRLGIPLLFMADVVHGFKTIFPIPLAIGCSWDTELAEKSAEIAARESAVSGLHVTFAPMVDLVRDPRWGRVMETTGEDPYLNSLFAAAFVRGYQGDSLKDEPDRLAACVKHFAAYGAAEGGRDYNTVDMSERNLREYYLPAYKAALDAGVEMVMTSFNTVDGIPASGNEKLMRGILRDEWGFDGVLISDWASIREMIAHGAAEDDREAAYRAIRAGVDMEMMTPCYVHHLPELIESGEVEEKLIDEAVLRILQLKEKLGLFDNPLRAADPVREREIVFSKEHRQVSYELATKSAVLLKNDNSVLPLQADANVALIGPFAQSPDILGWWSCEGVKEDAVKLGTALQERLTGGKVQFAQGSDVHTITAEQIAEALQVASKADLIVLALGEDSEMSGEGGSRTDIRLPAAQLELVKQLKAAGKPIASVIFNGRPLDLHGVIDESDAVLEAWFPGSEGGAAIADVLTGVVNPSARLTMSFPQSVGQIPVYYNHFNTGRPLNPEKTEERYVSKYIDSPNEPLLPFGYGLSYTSFSYGDLEVSSNEMTAEEPLSIQVRVTNTGDRTGVETVQLYIRDVTGEVVRPMRELKGYVRLALAPGESGIAAFTLNEEQLRYHHSDLSHRSDRGEFHILVGANSRDTQKKSFRLV; encoded by the coding sequence ATGAATAACGAGCAGCTGCTAGACCTGGTAAAACAGATGACGTTGGAGGAAAAAACAGCTCAGCTTCTTCAGTTGACTGCCAACTTCTATGAAGGAACAAATGTCGAAGGCCAGATCACAGGGCCGATGGAAGAGATGGGAATTACGGAGCAGTCCGTGGATGCCAGTGGGTCCATTCTGGGGTTGTCTGGTGCACAGGCCATCATTGATGTACAGCAAGCTTATATGAAAAAAAGCCGTTTGGGCATTCCGCTCTTGTTCATGGCTGACGTCGTTCATGGTTTCAAAACCATTTTCCCGATTCCACTGGCGATCGGTTGCTCATGGGACACAGAACTGGCTGAGAAAAGTGCTGAAATTGCAGCACGTGAATCAGCTGTATCCGGTTTACATGTTACTTTTGCACCTATGGTGGATCTGGTTCGTGACCCGCGTTGGGGCCGTGTGATGGAAACGACAGGAGAAGACCCTTATCTGAACAGCTTGTTCGCGGCTGCATTTGTACGTGGATATCAGGGCGATAGCTTGAAGGATGAGCCTGATCGTCTTGCAGCCTGTGTTAAACACTTTGCGGCGTATGGAGCGGCTGAGGGTGGTCGGGATTACAATACGGTGGACATGTCCGAGCGTAACCTGCGTGAGTACTATTTGCCAGCGTACAAAGCTGCATTGGATGCGGGTGTAGAAATGGTCATGACTTCGTTCAATACGGTTGACGGTATTCCGGCAAGTGGCAATGAGAAGTTAATGCGCGGCATTTTGCGTGACGAGTGGGGCTTTGATGGTGTGCTGATCTCGGATTGGGCTTCCATTCGTGAGATGATTGCGCATGGCGCTGCGGAAGATGATCGTGAAGCGGCATACCGTGCCATTCGCGCAGGCGTAGATATGGAGATGATGACACCTTGTTATGTACATCATTTGCCTGAGCTAATTGAGAGCGGTGAAGTGGAAGAGAAGCTCATTGATGAAGCCGTTCTGCGAATACTGCAACTGAAAGAGAAGCTGGGATTGTTCGACAATCCGCTACGTGCAGCTGATCCGGTTCGTGAACGTGAGATTGTGTTCTCCAAAGAGCACCGTCAGGTATCATATGAACTGGCAACCAAATCGGCTGTCCTGTTGAAAAATGATAACAGCGTGCTTCCGCTTCAAGCTGACGCTAATGTAGCCCTTATTGGTCCTTTTGCACAGAGTCCTGATATTCTGGGCTGGTGGTCCTGTGAAGGGGTTAAGGAAGATGCAGTCAAGCTTGGAACAGCTCTGCAAGAACGCTTGACGGGTGGGAAAGTTCAGTTTGCTCAAGGCAGTGATGTTCATACGATTACAGCTGAGCAGATAGCGGAAGCCCTTCAAGTGGCAAGCAAAGCGGATCTGATTGTCCTTGCTCTGGGTGAAGACTCGGAGATGAGTGGAGAAGGTGGATCGCGCACGGATATTCGTCTGCCAGCAGCCCAATTGGAATTGGTTAAACAGCTCAAAGCTGCGGGAAAACCTATTGCTAGCGTTATTTTCAACGGACGTCCATTGGATCTGCATGGTGTAATCGATGAATCGGATGCCGTTCTTGAAGCCTGGTTCCCAGGCAGTGAAGGCGGGGCAGCGATCGCAGATGTTCTGACAGGTGTAGTGAATCCATCTGCACGTCTGACGATGTCCTTCCCGCAGTCCGTAGGTCAGATTCCGGTCTATTACAATCATTTCAATACAGGTCGTCCGTTGAACCCGGAGAAAACGGAAGAGCGTTATGTCTCGAAATACATTGACAGTCCCAATGAACCTTTGCTTCCGTTCGGTTATGGTCTCTCATACACTTCTTTCTCTTATGGTGATCTTGAAGTGTCCAGTAACGAGATGACTGCCGAAGAGCCTTTGAGTATCCAAGTACGTGTAACGAACACGGGTGATCGCACAGGTGTAGAGACTGTTCAGTTGTACATTCGGGATGTAACGGGTGAAGTCGTTCGTCCTATGCGTGAACTGAAAGGATATGTGAGGCTTGCATTGGCTCCAGGAGAGAGTGGTATAGCTGCGTTTACGTTAAATGAAGAACAGCTTCGCTATCACCATTCCGATTTAAGCCATCGCAGTGATCGAGGTGAGTTCCATATTCTTGTGGGTGCAAACAGTCGGGACACTCAGAAGAAATCATTCAGACTCGTGTAA
- a CDS encoding LacI family DNA-binding transcriptional regulator, whose protein sequence is MVSIKDIAKQAGVSISTVSYALNGSNKVTDETSSKILAIAKELNYVPNAAARTLKKRESKILGVFLTDFSGDVYGDLLSGMKAVCNAQGYDLIVCSGKQSHRMLPERMIDGAIILDHTFASEELMQYADRGHKIVVLDREMDHPNINQVLLDNKAGATLAMEHLIEQGHKKIYVVTGPEGSFDSVQRLKAVRQVAEREADVEWIEITGDFEKSGGEQAADQIVQEYDGPAAVFCLNDEMAIGLCDRLAESTLGVGQEVDVIGFDNIELSKYVQPRLASIDYSKRKWGSLAAEQLIKIIAGEPVDHERIYVTLVEGGSVSGPMPSDAVISMRNERAVSY, encoded by the coding sequence GTGGTCAGTATCAAGGATATCGCCAAACAGGCGGGAGTTTCCATCTCTACGGTGTCATATGCGCTTAATGGTAGCAACAAAGTGACCGATGAGACGAGTTCCAAAATTTTGGCCATTGCCAAAGAGCTGAACTATGTTCCAAATGCCGCTGCAAGAACACTGAAGAAGAGAGAATCCAAAATTCTGGGTGTATTCTTGACCGATTTTAGCGGAGATGTGTATGGAGACTTGCTGAGTGGCATGAAAGCTGTATGCAATGCTCAAGGCTATGACCTGATCGTGTGCAGTGGTAAACAATCCCATCGCATGCTTCCAGAGAGGATGATTGATGGTGCAATCATTCTGGATCATACGTTTGCAAGTGAGGAACTGATGCAATACGCCGATCGGGGCCACAAAATCGTTGTATTGGACCGTGAGATGGATCATCCCAACATTAATCAGGTTCTGCTGGATAATAAAGCTGGGGCGACACTTGCGATGGAACATCTTATTGAGCAGGGACATAAGAAAATCTACGTGGTGACAGGACCGGAAGGTTCGTTTGACTCTGTGCAGCGATTAAAGGCTGTGAGACAGGTTGCGGAACGTGAAGCCGATGTGGAATGGATTGAGATCACGGGAGATTTTGAAAAGAGTGGTGGAGAACAAGCCGCAGATCAGATTGTGCAGGAGTATGATGGGCCCGCAGCAGTATTCTGCCTCAATGATGAGATGGCTATTGGCTTGTGTGATCGTCTGGCAGAAAGTACACTTGGCGTTGGTCAGGAGGTCGATGTCATCGGATTCGACAATATTGAATTGAGCAAGTACGTCCAGCCGAGATTGGCAAGCATTGATTATTCCAAACGCAAGTGGGGATCACTCGCCGCTGAACAATTGATCAAAATTATTGCTGGAGAACCCGTCGATCATGAACGAATCTATGTGACATTAGTTGAGGGTGGGTCAGTGAGTGGACCTATGCCTTCTGATGCTGTTATATCCATGCGGAATGAACGGGCAGTAAGCTATTGA